The Loxodonta africana isolate mLoxAfr1 chromosome 6, mLoxAfr1.hap2, whole genome shotgun sequence genomic interval ttgaaccgccaacctttggttagcatttAAGTGCTTAAccgtggtgccaccagggctccttgtagtagTAGTAGGGTTAGGTGCCATAAATGGGGTAAAGGGACACTTGAAAGAGGCAAGCAACCTAAAAGTATAAGAACCACCATCAGGCTGCAAGGAAAGAGACGGGAAAACTTTTAAAACACAAACATACCACAAGCAAAAGGCTAGCAACATGAAACCATTTGGTGTAAGGGTAATGGTGCTAATCACTGTAAAAGCAGCGAAGAAATCcgaaaattttattgtgttcagtatgtttttatgaaagcagaaaaGAGTTTAACACCGTAGAGAATGATTTCCTTGCAAAATGTTAAAATTTCAAAAGTGTGTTTAAAAGGAGGCTTCGTCAAACTAAGGATTCATTCACACACTGCAGATGCCAGGCAGGGGTCAGGGAATGGGAAGACAGTGATTAAATTGATTAAAGGGAACAATGACAGCACTGCATGGTAAGGACTTAGAGAGCAGAAGTGCAAGGGGGAAGGGTCCGGGAAGGCTTGCTGGAAGAGGCAGCCCAGTTGGGAAGGACGAGATGGGTTGGCTAGGTGAAGAGGGGGCCAGAGCAAGCTTGGCTTTGGGGAACTGAGAGTCATTTCTCTGGAACAGGTGAGGGCTGGTAACAGACAAGGCACTGGCTCATTAGGGTCTTGAATGTTTTGTTTCCATGATGTCAGGTGAGCAAAAGGGGTATCAACAATCAGAGTAACAGTCCCTCTAGGGACAATTCCCAGTGCTTTCAGAATGCTGGCCCTTGGGCTTCAAAGCGAGCTGGATTCCCTGAGGCCTAAACAGACAGGGCTTTTAGGGAGGCGGAGGAAGGTTAGGACCAGTTCTGAAGTTGAGAGGGACCCAGCCCTCACCCAAGCAGACCAGGCTAGCTTTGGGACATTTGTGATGTCGTAAGTACTAGTCTCCCAGCTAGGAAAGCACCTTTTTTCCCTTCCCCCCCAAGTCTGGTATCTCGGTTGCTGATTAACACACCGACGGCCCCCCAGGCACAACACAGCCACTGTTTGCATTAACCTTTTTGCAGAAGCGTTGGCAGAGCCTGGAGGAAAGCCTGGAGGGCTTGGGGGGCTGCTGGCGCTCCAGGGGGGTGCAGGGAGCTGGAAGTGCAAAGAAAACTTCCCGCATCTTCCAGTTTTGCAAGATCCAGATATACTCAATGCCCACATTTTAGTCCTAGGACCCTGGAGAGTTCTGTAAAACCTCGAGTCCCAGCATGGATGAGATTCTGACCCCACAGCTGATGGCTGCGGGAGGGCAGGAGAAGACCCTCACTTTCCTTGCAACACTTTAGGAGAGGGTGCAGGGAAAAGGCGGCAGCAGCAGGCCTGAGGGCCACAGGGAATCACACAGGGGGTGGGCAGTAGAGTGGCAGAGTTAGAAAATTCTGTGCTCAGTCGCTCACCCCCTTCCCCCATAACTTCCGCTGCCTTCTTCTTATGACCCCGCGAGGCTCTCACACAGCGCTAGAGTTCCCTGACCCCAAGCTGTGCAGCGTCCTAGAAGTTCCTGGCACCACCAACCGCCTAATCCCActtctgccccctcccccaacctTGCAACTTTTGTGCAACCCAAGGCCTTTCCAtccctttccctttcttcccCTCTTCTGTATCGTTGGCCCGCCCAGTCCAAGCCTTCTCTCCACCAGCTTCCCCCTGCGCGTGTCCCCCTCTGCTTCCGGGGCTCCCTGCATCTCCTGTGCACTCCAATTCTTCCAGGACAGAACCAACCTCTGGGCCCAGGGTCCACTCCGCTCCAGGTGCGAGGCCCTGTGCTAGGCATCTCCCCTCTCCCGATCTCAGTTTATTCCCGTGCACCAGGAGGGAGGCCGGTCCAAAGAGGTTCAACCTGGGGGACCCCCCCCACCCTCCGCCGCCCGCTCCCCTGCCCGGTTCCCTCCGCAGCCTCACCTAGTTGCCCGGGCCCAGCGGCTTGCAGGGCCCTGCAGGCAGCCGCCTGGACAGCCAGGCTGGAGGCCGGGCGGCCGGGGCAGTAGGCGGCCGCCTGCACTGGGCCCCCAGTCTGACGGCCGAACACTGCGCGCAGCAGCGCCTCCAGCAGCCGCAGCGCCGGCGCCACCGCATCCTCCGGCCCGGCCTCGGCCACCAGCACCCCTACTAGCGCCGCGCCGGCCGGCCGCCGACCGCGCACGTCCCGCAGCATCTCGCGCAGGCGGCGCCGCGGCCCCCGGGCGGCCAGCGACGCGGCGCGGCACAGCACGAAGACCAGCGGCGAGCGGATGGCGCGGGCGGCCGGCCCGGGCGTGCCCCGTGCCACCGGCGCCCCGCGCGCCGTCCCCGGCTCCGCGCCCGCGTCGCTGCCAGGATTGGCCCGCGCCGGCTCGGACGGGAACAGGGCGCGCGCGAAGTCCCGCAGCTGCGCGCGGCTGGGCTCGCGCTCCCACAGCTCGCCTACCAGCAGCACCTGCCCGCGGCCCCCGGCCGCCTCCACCAGCGCCTGGAAGGGCGGCTCGGCAGGGCGCACGGGCTGACCCGCCAGCGCCTCCAGCTCGCTCTCCATGCCGCCTCCCTCTGCTGTGTGAGGCCCGCTGCCCGCCTCCCGGGACGCCCGACCCGGAGGACACGCCCCCAGGGCCGCGCTGGTCAGACCCCGGCCGCCGCTCGGGTCCTCAGCGCATCGCCCCGAGCCCTCCAAGGGTGGCTTCTCTCGCTGGCCCAGTGGCCGACGAGACGCGGAGAAACTGAGCCAGTCTTCGTTCAATAAATATTGAGAACGTATTAGGTGccgaggtccctgggtggtgcaaactatttgcgctcagctgctaacctaaaggttggccgttccaacccacccagcggcgCCGCAGCAGAGAGGCCAAGAAAacccatagagcagttctacccagtaacacatgggggcgccataagtcagaatcgactccaccgcaacaggtttggttttggttctcacCAGGTGCAGGCACTGGCCTACGGAGGGTgggggaagacagaaaaaaaagatcaCGTGAACGAATACACCAGCACAGTATTAGATAAGGGCTTTGAGACCTGGGGCAGGTATATCTGATGAGCCGGCCGTGTTTTGAAAGAAGGAACTTTGGGAGGACCCGCACTGCTTTCGGGGAGTGGGTGGGAAAGTGCAGAAAGAGTTGAGAGACAGGAGGGCAGCAGGGATTACTTCTGTCCCCCAACTCCCGTTTGGGGCCTTTAGCATTTAACAAAAACGTATCGAGGTACCAGTTACCTCAAGAAGTGCTTACTACCTGCCGCGCATTGCTGTGAGCCCTGGGATGTTCTCTGCTGAACACGAAGGAGGCAGGCAGTGTCGTTCCCTCGTCCAGCAGAACGTCcagagggcagagggagaaggCTGATGGGGCCCCCACTTGGACTCACTGTCTCAGAAAAGGACGCCAAGAGGGCAGCGCGCATTTCCTTTCTAATCGTCCAGTTCAGCCTTGTCCAATAGAACATTCTGCCACCCAGGCAATGTTCTATGCTATCTGCATTGTACAATGCAGTAGGCGCTAGCCACATGTGTCTgttataaacccactgccactcaAAATGTGGCAACTGTGTCTGAGGAAGTGATACTTATATTTTACCTAATTTTGCACTGGGTTAAATTTAAATAATGAGGCATttgtgattcagtggtagaattctggccttccaCGGTGGAGAGCCAATGGcgctcatgcatagccaccacccatctgtcaatgggggcttgagtgttgctatgatgcagggcaggtttcagcagagcttccagactaagacagtctaggaagaaagtcccagagatttacttccaaaaatcagctgctgaaaaccctggGGATCACAATGATCCAGTCTGCAATCGATCGTGCAGATGGTGccagaccaggcagcgttttcttctgctgtgtaggaggttgccatgagtcaggccgacttgatggcagctaacaacaacaacaaattgaaaTACCCCCTTGGGGCTGGTGACCTTATTAGGCTGTGCTGGTCAAGGCTTTTACTTCCCTATCTATTACACACACAGTAACAAAGGCCCCTTTGGTTCAAGAACGTGTTAATTACTCAGCCCTCTCCTTCACCTTATGACCCCTAATTCCCTCTTCTGGTTTCCCTGTTTCCTGCCTGCTACAATTATGCTGAAACATCTCCTGGAGGGTTTTTGTTCATTCGATAAAATACacatttcttgagcacctactgtgtgcaaggAGTTGGGATTCAAGGATttagaacacacagccttgccttgATTTTCACTGTCCAGCAGTTGTTTGAGCCAGTGTTTGAGGGAAGGGCCCCATATCTTTGTGGGGTCCTGATTCATATGACCTTTTGCATTTGTAAACTGTCTTTGGGATGCCCTTGGAATGGTGCCACAATACCCAGGGAGGAATTCCCGGagctgggtgggtggggaggaGCCCCAAACTTGGAGCAAGAATCCCTGGGTTGGAACCAGGGCCTGGGTTCCAGTAGCAGCTCAGCAATTCACTCAAccaatgtttattgagcatctctGCCAGCGCTGTGCCCGCTCTGTGGAGACAGCTGTGAACACACACATCCCCGCCCTCATGGAGCTAATGTCCTAGTAGGAGGTTGGGGGAGAGGGCAATAAACAAGGAACACAGAAATAACAATTTCAGGCGGTGATCAacaccaagaaaaaaataatgcagGACTGGCAAGACAGTGCATGTACTTGAGACGCTGGCTCCCTCCTGTGACTACATCCCTGAAGATGGCAAAGAAGCAAGAAAGGGTAACGACAACTCCGAGAAACTAAGTAAAAACCATGAGAAGCTACCAACCTCTCTTGAGGCAGCAGGTGTGTTTGGAGGAAAGAGCAGCCCCTCGAAGAAGAGGGGCCGGTGCAATACAGGGggaaaaagcctgttgccatcaagtcgactccaactcatggcgaccccatgtgtgtcagagtagaatatttgtgctctgtagggttttcaatggctgatttttcagaggtagattaccaggcctttcttccgaggtgcctccatGTGGACTCAACTCCaatcatgttaaccatttgcaccacctagggactccagaaGGGGCATGGTCTGCATGAAAAACTTATAGTTGTGCTCTTTTCTCTACTCCACATTGGTCTGAGTAGATCACTGCTCACTCCCATCCCCACCTCCTCCACTGCCATGATGCTGGGAGGCAGAAAACAGCAGTGCCAGCCAGAGACAGTAACATCAGGCTGGGGCTAGAAGCTCAGAACAACCATAGCTGGCAGCCCCTGGCAGTCCCTTCTCTCCCTCTGCAGGAGCCAGGGCCTCCCAATCACAAGGCCCAGCTCATGGAAAAGAGTGGTAGCCAGGGGAGAGTGTCCAGAAGTTTCCTGAGGAGTTGTCTGGTGGGATGCGTATGCCAAGCCCCCACTGTAATCCTATAGGCAATTCCTGACCCCACCCTCTTTGAGCTCCCCAGGAGGGATACAAGGTAGTGCCCACCTAGCCTTTAGTGTCTTCCAGGTATAGTCATTACCAGCCAAGGTAGCTGATAGCCAAGGGCACATGAACTCACTGGGAAAAAAATAACTCAACTTCTGGAGAGCATATATAAGTCAAAGTAGATTTAATGGATACATTAATTAAGATTAGTTTCAGCTGCCAGTAACAGAGACTCCCAAATAACAATGgcataaacaaaatgaaactttTGTTTACTTTTCTATAAAAGTTTGGAGGTAGACAGTTCATGGCTAATATAGCAACTCTATTCACTAGGTCTTTGAGGACTCAGGCTTTTTCCAGGTCACTGCTCCCCTAACCCAAGGGTGCAGCTTCATCCTCATGATCCATGTTGGAAGCTAGAGCTCCAGCCATTGCATCTGTATCCCAGGCATCTGGATGGTGGAAGGGCTGAGGAAGGAACAAGAATTAGACTGACTTCAGATTTTCTTAACAGTAGCACTGAATTTAAGAAGAAATTGGAATAATATATTGAAAGTATCAAAGAGAAAGAATTTTGAACCTAGATTTCAATATCTAGCTAAAATAT includes:
- the C6H2orf72 gene encoding uncharacterized protein C2orf72 homolog, producing MESELEALAGQPVRPAEPPFQALVEAAGGRGQVLLVGELWEREPSRAQLRDFARALFPSEPARANPGSDAGAEPGTARGAPVARGTPGPAARAIRSPLVFVLCRAASLAARGPRRRLREMLRDVRGRRPAGAALVGVLVAEAGPEDAVAPALRLLEALLRAVFGRQTGGPVQAAAYCPGRPASSLAVQAAACRALQAAGPGQLGEGAGERPGLPGLLACFSWGPWSRRKDRADASSNDPAQDIFRDPEEELALTSVFPNGDCEDAGTKTRLCDGVHTLAESSGDSR